The Clostridium sporogenes genome contains a region encoding:
- a CDS encoding TraX family protein — protein MKEKGLTGFQLKLIGLFLMIFDHIHEMFGFTNNIPVAFNWLGRIVAPIFIFMTVQGFIHTRNRKKYATRLYIGSVLMNLGNSFIPKYFQRTDSFGLMNNIFTTLFVIVIYLSIIEYLGKAIKEKNTLGIVKGVGLFMLPITIGFIIIMNITVPGMMYVVFLIPTPLFVEGGPIFILLGIIIYLFREKKKILVIVYSILSIIIMLAGGDITIQGLLFKNYQWMMIFAAPLFYLYNGKKGKGAKYLFYVFYPAHIYIFYIISVYMMRK, from the coding sequence ATGAAAGAAAAAGGACTTACAGGATTTCAGTTAAAGCTAATAGGATTATTTTTAATGATATTTGATCATATTCATGAAATGTTTGGATTCACAAACAACATACCTGTGGCATTTAATTGGCTAGGAAGAATAGTAGCACCTATATTTATATTTATGACAGTGCAAGGATTTATACATACAAGAAATAGAAAAAAGTATGCTACAAGACTTTATATAGGATCAGTTCTTATGAATTTGGGAAATTCTTTTATACCAAAATACTTTCAAAGAACAGATAGCTTTGGATTAATGAATAATATATTTACTACACTTTTTGTAATTGTTATATACTTATCTATTATAGAGTATTTAGGAAAAGCTATAAAAGAAAAAAATACTTTAGGAATTGTTAAAGGAGTAGGGTTATTCATGTTGCCTATAACTATAGGATTTATAATTATTATGAACATTACAGTACCAGGTATGATGTATGTCGTATTTTTAATTCCTACTCCATTATTTGTAGAAGGAGGACCTATATTTATATTACTTGGAATAATCATATATTTATTTAGAGAGAAAAAGAAAATCCTTGTGATAGTATATTCAATTCTAAGTATTATTATTATGTTGGCAGGTGGAGATATTACTATACAAGGACTTTTATTTAAAAATTATCAATGGATGATGATATTTGCAGCACCTTTATTTTATTTATACAATGGTAAAAAAGGCAAAGGCGCTAAATATTTATTCTATGTTTTTTACCCAGCACATATCTATATATTTTATATAATTTCTGTGTATATGATGAGAAAATAG
- a CDS encoding ribonucleotide-diphosphate reductase subunit beta encodes MLKKMIFNEKGQRGTESMINGNTTNLREWNRIKYSWASDFYRTMLNNFWIPEEISLNEDVKQFPYLTDGERNAFDKIISFLNFLDSVQSENLPNISRYITAPEVSSLLNIQTFQEEIHAQSYSYILDTVTNPITRDKIYDQWREDEHLLERNKFIAGIYEKFNKEPEIHNFLRVIMANYILEGIYFYSGFSFFYTLARQGKMTATSTIFKYINRDEVTHLVLFQNIIKELKKENLNIFTGELEEEFRQMMRMGVEHEIKWGQYVTNNEILGLNDELIDKYIKYLSNLRLTAIDLMPLYPEINKHPMEWIESFSKLNSTKTDFFEAKVTNYTKAAAFDFDDLD; translated from the coding sequence ATGCTTAAAAAAATGATATTTAACGAAAAGGGGCAACGGGGAACGGAATCAATGATAAATGGAAACACTACTAACTTAAGAGAGTGGAATAGAATAAAATATAGCTGGGCTAGCGATTTTTATAGAACAATGCTTAATAATTTTTGGATACCAGAGGAAATTTCTTTAAATGAGGATGTAAAGCAATTTCCATACTTAACAGATGGAGAAAGAAATGCCTTTGACAAGATTATTTCCTTTTTAAATTTTCTTGATTCCGTGCAAAGTGAAAATCTCCCTAATATATCAAGATATATAACTGCGCCAGAAGTTTCTTCTCTTTTAAATATTCAAACCTTTCAAGAAGAAATACATGCACAAAGTTATTCATATATACTTGATACAGTTACAAATCCAATTACTAGAGATAAAATATATGATCAATGGAGAGAAGATGAACATCTTTTAGAAAGAAATAAATTTATAGCAGGCATTTATGAAAAGTTTAATAAAGAACCTGAAATTCATAATTTTTTAAGAGTAATAATGGCAAATTATATATTAGAGGGAATATATTTTTATTCTGGTTTTAGTTTTTTTTACACCTTAGCAAGACAGGGTAAAATGACTGCTACTAGTACAATTTTTAAATATATAAATAGGGACGAAGTTACGCATCTTGTACTTTTTCAAAATATTATTAAAGAACTAAAAAAAGAAAATCTAAATATTTTTACAGGAGAATTAGAAGAAGAATTTAGACAGATGATGAGAATGGGTGTAGAGCATGAAATAAAATGGGGACAGTATGTTACTAATAATGAAATCTTAGGCCTTAATGATGAATTAATAGATAAATATATTAAATATCTTTCCAATCTAAGATTAACAGCTATAGATTTAATGCCTTTATATCCAGAAATAAATAAACATCCTATGGAGTGGATTGAAAGTTTTTCAAAATTAAATAGTACAAAGACTGACTTTTTTGAAGCAAAGGTTACAAACTATACAAAAGCAGCAGCCTTTGATTTTGATGATCTTGATTAG
- a CDS encoding ribonucleoside-diphosphate reductase subunit alpha, producing MNIKIKKRNGQYESLQVEKTKKMVKLACEGIEGCDPLELELDSRIQFRDGMTTKEIQRTLIQTAIEKVIQNSKDNNGNNIKKTNANWQYVAARLLCFDLYKEAKISRNYNNFGYGDYYKLVKKLLEMKLYGKYLVENYSNEEIKELAKYIAPERDELFNYEGLKLLNDRYLIKGHNGEVLELPQERFMTIAMHLAIPEEDKKVFYAKKFYDLLSNLKVTVATPTLGNAGTPFYQLSSCFISTVGDNLWSIYDVNQKFAQVSKHGGALGIYMGKIRALNSEIRGHKNASGGVVPWIRLYNDTAVAVDQLGKRKGGAAITLDIWHKDIFDFLDLKTNNGDDRRKAHDIFPSVSIPDLFMERLEKREQWSLFDPYMVEKIMDYKLEDYFDDVDCKEFTKRYLECERNTNIPRDTVPTLDIMKKLMKSAVETGTPFIFFRDTVNIANPNKHKGMIYSSNLCHEIAQNMSGSELVEEEIIDENGYPEVVQRIKAGDMVTCNLNSINLSKVEKEDFSKCIPLQIRMLDNVISLNKLPVKEARVTSDKYRAIGLGTSGYHHFLANNKIRWESDEHIKVVDEIYEEIAYTAIKASMELAKEKGSYPAFKGSEWETGKYFERRGYNSERWQQLQSDIKKYGMRNGYITAIAPTGSTSNIANTTAGIDPVFKKFFMEEKKGSFTPKTAPDLNEENFWYYKEAHTIDQQWSIKACAARQKHIDQAQSFNIYITPEIKAKEILNMYMESWKQGVKTIYYVRNKSLEMDECTSCSS from the coding sequence ATGAATATTAAAATAAAAAAGAGAAATGGACAATATGAATCACTACAAGTAGAAAAAACGAAGAAAATGGTTAAGTTAGCTTGTGAGGGCATAGAAGGTTGTGACCCTCTTGAATTAGAATTGGATTCTAGAATTCAATTTAGAGATGGTATGACTACTAAGGAAATTCAAAGAACTTTGATACAAACTGCCATCGAAAAGGTTATTCAAAATAGTAAAGATAACAATGGAAACAATATAAAAAAGACTAATGCTAATTGGCAGTATGTTGCTGCAAGGCTTTTGTGTTTTGATTTATACAAAGAGGCCAAAATTAGTAGAAACTATAATAATTTTGGATATGGAGATTATTATAAATTAGTAAAAAAGCTACTTGAAATGAAACTTTATGGAAAATATTTAGTAGAAAATTATTCTAATGAAGAAATAAAAGAATTAGCAAAATACATAGCACCAGAAAGAGATGAACTATTTAATTATGAAGGATTAAAATTATTGAATGATAGATATTTAATTAAAGGGCATAATGGAGAAGTATTAGAGCTCCCTCAGGAGAGGTTTATGACAATAGCTATGCATTTAGCTATTCCTGAGGAAGATAAAAAAGTTTTTTATGCAAAAAAATTTTACGATCTTTTAAGTAATCTAAAAGTTACAGTGGCAACTCCTACCCTAGGGAATGCAGGTACGCCTTTTTATCAGTTAAGTAGTTGTTTTATTTCTACTGTAGGGGATAATTTATGGTCAATTTATGATGTTAATCAAAAGTTTGCCCAGGTTTCAAAGCATGGTGGAGCACTAGGAATTTATATGGGAAAAATAAGAGCTTTGAATAGTGAAATAAGAGGACATAAGAATGCATCTGGTGGAGTTGTACCTTGGATAAGACTTTATAATGATACAGCCGTAGCCGTAGATCAGCTTGGCAAAAGAAAAGGTGGAGCAGCTATAACTTTAGATATATGGCATAAAGATATATTTGACTTTTTAGACCTGAAAACTAATAATGGAGATGATAGAAGAAAGGCTCATGATATTTTCCCTTCTGTAAGTATCCCAGATTTATTTATGGAAAGATTAGAAAAAAGAGAACAGTGGTCTTTATTTGATCCTTATATGGTAGAGAAGATAATGGATTATAAGCTTGAAGATTACTTTGATGATGTAGATTGTAAAGAATTTACAAAAAGATATTTAGAATGTGAAAGAAACACTAATATCCCAAGGGATACAGTACCAACTCTTGATATTATGAAAAAATTAATGAAAAGTGCAGTAGAAACAGGAACTCCTTTTATTTTCTTTAGGGATACTGTAAATATAGCAAATCCTAATAAGCACAAAGGTATGATATATTCATCTAATCTTTGTCATGAAATAGCTCAAAATATGAGTGGAAGTGAACTTGTAGAAGAAGAAATAATTGATGAAAATGGTTATCCAGAGGTTGTTCAAAGAATTAAGGCTGGAGATATGGTAACCTGTAACCTTAACTCAATAAATCTTAGCAAAGTAGAAAAAGAGGATTTTAGTAAGTGTATTCCTCTCCAAATAAGGATGCTAGATAATGTTATATCTCTTAATAAGCTTCCTGTTAAAGAGGCCAGAGTTACCAGTGACAAGTATAGAGCCATCGGTTTAGGAACAAGTGGATATCATCACTTCCTTGCAAATAACAAGATAAGATGGGAAAGTGATGAGCATATTAAAGTAGTAGATGAAATATATGAAGAAATAGCCTATACAGCTATAAAGGCTTCTATGGAATTAGCTAAAGAGAAGGGCAGTTATCCAGCCTTTAAAGGTTCAGAGTGGGAAACGGGAAAATATTTTGAAAGAAGAGGTTATAATTCTGAAAGATGGCAACAACTTCAAAGTGATATCAAAAAATATGGTATGAGAAATGGTTACATTACAGCTATTGCTCCTACAGGTAGCACTTCTAATATAGCTAATACAACTGCAGGAATAGATCCTGTATTTAAGAAGTTTTTTATGGAAGAAAAGAAGGGTAGTTTTACACCAAAAACAGCACCAGATTTAAATGAAGAAAATTTTTGGTATTACAAAGAAGCTCATACTATAGACCAGCAATGGAGTATTAAGGCTTGTGCTGCGAGACAAAAACATATAGATCAGGCTCAATCCTTTAATATATATATAACTCCAGAAATAAAAGCTAAAGAAATTCTTAATATGTATATGGAGTCTTGGAAACAAGGAGTTAAAACTATATATTATGTGAGAAATAAATCTTTAGAAATGGATGAATGCACAAGTTGCTCAAGTTAA
- a CDS encoding GAF domain-containing sensor histidine kinase: MKENRKIKWKSNDGCCEKSKIFIEILSNISSKLVNINLSKEYLIEECLEELGKKTNSCRAYIFLFRNNLEYMDNVYEWCAKGISSEKNNLQNLKTSLFPWWMNELKNNKIIIIENVEKMTAELEREILSEQGIKSLIVLPICYKDNLVGYVGLDNNFEDKSWNKDTQFLLKLISEMLSGALARLDHEKELEYAVKELIKSEKNIHSLRAQLIQQEEMFKLSQSKELSKPIGLSKEDFNEIINYVLDILSFDMMIFDEIHLNLSENLPSILCNKIEISQVIMNILKNAIYEMNKKVEFLGKNKKTNTNILKIETYSEDNFLVCEISDNGMGFSDEIAPKLFEPFFTTKPFGLGTGLGLSLAYDIITHKHNGQIIASENEWKGAKFTIKLCYK, from the coding sequence ATGAAAGAAAATAGGAAAATCAAGTGGAAATCTAATGATGGCTGTTGTGAAAAATCTAAAATTTTCATAGAAATACTTTCAAATATTTCATCTAAACTTGTAAATATTAACTTGAGTAAAGAATATTTAATTGAGGAATGTTTAGAAGAACTGGGTAAAAAAACTAATTCCTGTAGAGCTTATATATTTTTATTCAGAAATAATTTAGAGTACATGGATAATGTTTATGAATGGTGCGCTAAAGGAATTAGCTCTGAAAAAAATAATCTTCAAAATTTAAAAACTTCATTATTTCCTTGGTGGATGAATGAATTAAAAAATAATAAAATTATTATTATTGAAAATGTAGAAAAGATGACTGCAGAATTAGAAAGAGAAATTCTTTCAGAACAAGGAATAAAATCGCTTATTGTTTTACCTATATGCTACAAAGATAATTTAGTAGGATATGTAGGATTAGACAATAACTTTGAAGATAAAAGTTGGAACAAAGATACTCAATTTTTATTAAAACTAATTTCAGAAATGCTTTCTGGGGCTTTGGCAAGATTAGATCATGAAAAAGAACTTGAATATGCTGTTAAAGAGCTAATAAAAAGTGAAAAAAACATTCACAGCTTAAGAGCTCAACTTATTCAGCAAGAAGAAATGTTTAAACTTAGTCAAAGCAAAGAACTATCAAAGCCAATAGGTTTAAGTAAAGAAGATTTTAATGAAATAATAAATTATGTATTAGATATATTAAGTTTTGATATGATGATTTTTGATGAAATCCATTTAAATCTTTCAGAAAACTTACCTTCTATACTATGTAATAAAATAGAAATTAGTCAAGTTATTATGAATATACTTAAAAATGCTATCTATGAAATGAATAAAAAAGTAGAATTTTTAGGTAAAAATAAAAAAACTAATACTAATATCTTAAAAATAGAAACCTATAGTGAAGATAATTTTTTAGTTTGTGAAATATCTGATAATGGTATGGGATTTTCTGATGAAATTGCACCAAAACTATTTGAACCTTTTTTTACAACAAAGCCCTTTGGACTAGGAACCGGCCTAGGATTATCCTTAGCCTATGATATTATTACCCATAAACACAATGGCCAAATAATAGCTAGTGAAAATGAATGGAAAGGTGCTAAATTCACTATAAAATTATGTTATAAATAA
- a CDS encoding amidase domain-containing protein yields the protein MGFFQRNKTNKIIVKFIIVIILSISFISLFQWKNVLVYKANDNIHNTEITKLIDDIFENRNKALLKGDLEFIESIYDTDTKYGVWAYEHEKKKIKYLHNWEKKQGVRFIDIKPKVVIRNIKENKDKYSINLLCSTEYKYIYENEPEKVNTSTIGTNHLVNLDKQEDEWVITKEWYKDPFADSLNINNLKKPDDIREYILSNSSRDFSDLNERRLSSIEYADKYCGTASNGKYGYKYNKKYRNYNPQGGDCANFASQILFEGGKFRKNSAWNYDSKGATRAWVNADGFKDYMIYSGRASVIAHGDYEKVYKASYNLLPGDFVAYEKKGDITHISVVTGADSKGYSLVSCHNTDRNKVPWDLGWNDKGIKFWLVRVHF from the coding sequence ATGGGATTTTTTCAAAGAAATAAAACTAATAAAATTATAGTTAAGTTTATTATAGTAATAATTTTATCAATTTCTTTTATATCACTATTTCAATGGAAAAATGTTTTAGTTTATAAAGCTAATGATAATATTCATAATACTGAAATTACTAAATTAATAGATGATATTTTTGAAAACAGAAATAAAGCATTATTAAAAGGAGACTTAGAATTTATTGAATCTATTTATGACACTGATACTAAATATGGTGTATGGGCCTATGAACATGAGAAAAAAAAGATAAAATATCTTCATAACTGGGAAAAAAAGCAAGGGGTTAGATTTATTGATATAAAACCTAAGGTTGTTATTAGAAATATAAAAGAAAATAAGGATAAATATTCAATTAATTTATTATGTTCCACTGAGTATAAATATATTTATGAAAATGAACCTGAAAAAGTAAATACCTCTACCATAGGTACAAATCATTTAGTTAATCTCGATAAGCAAGAAGATGAATGGGTAATTACAAAGGAATGGTATAAAGATCCCTTTGCAGATTCTCTTAATATAAATAATCTAAAAAAACCAGATGATATAAGAGAATATATATTAAGCAATAGTTCCAGAGATTTTTCTGATTTAAATGAAAGAAGATTAAGTTCTATAGAATATGCAGATAAATATTGTGGAACTGCTAGCAATGGGAAATATGGATATAAATACAATAAAAAATATAGAAATTATAACCCTCAAGGAGGAGATTGTGCAAATTTTGCGTCTCAAATTTTATTTGAGGGAGGGAAATTTAGAAAAAACTCTGCCTGGAACTATGATTCTAAAGGAGCTACTAGAGCTTGGGTAAATGCAGATGGATTTAAAGATTATATGATTTATAGTGGTAGAGCCTCTGTAATTGCTCATGGAGATTATGAAAAAGTATATAAAGCTTCTTATAATCTTTTACCTGGAGATTTTGTAGCCTATGAAAAAAAAGGAGATATAACTCATATCTCTGTAGTAACTGGAGCAGATTCCAAAGGTTATTCCTTAGTAAGTTGTCATAATACGGATAGAAATAAAGTTCCTTGGGATTTGGGATGGAATGATAAGGGAATAAAGTTTTGGTTAGTTAGAGTACATTTTTAG
- a CDS encoding M15 family metallopeptidase, translated as MMAYGEYIEDIECKNDKVYIVMESGKKIIYDDKKEKNFEEKIYNSDIQDMMEQIYPLNMTGKVMDKDFDPGRFRVYPLLEDVYGNNSSKIQKNLKTINTAYGTVQFNNNSKGAESLKNTLDELSSISKSNSKLNSYISPLNGTFNYRHIAGTNLLSPHAFGIAIDLVRDNRDYWKWATESEGEKRIASYPKEIVETFEKNNFIWGGKWHHFDTLHFEYRPEIIIKAKYFNNKDKIETPWYKEAPLEDKQVKDYIDKINKALK; from the coding sequence ATGATGGCTTATGGTGAATATATAGAAGATATTGAATGTAAAAATGATAAAGTGTATATAGTAATGGAATCTGGTAAAAAAATTATTTATGATGATAAAAAAGAAAAAAATTTTGAAGAAAAAATATATAATTCGGATATCCAGGATATGATGGAACAAATTTATCCTTTAAATATGACAGGTAAAGTAATGGATAAAGATTTTGATCCCGGTAGATTTAGAGTATACCCTTTATTAGAAGATGTTTATGGAAATAATTCTAGCAAAATTCAAAAAAACTTAAAAACCATTAATACAGCTTATGGAACAGTTCAATTTAATAATAACAGTAAAGGTGCAGAAAGCTTAAAAAATACTTTAGATGAACTTAGTAGTATTTCAAAAAGTAATAGCAAATTAAATTCTTATATTTCCCCTCTTAATGGAACCTTTAACTATAGACATATTGCAGGGACAAATCTTTTAAGTCCTCATGCTTTTGGAATTGCCATTGATTTAGTAAGGGATAATAGAGATTATTGGAAATGGGCTACTGAAAGTGAAGGAGAAAAAAGAATAGCTTCCTATCCAAAAGAAATTGTAGAGACCTTTGAAAAAAATAATTTTATATGGGGCGGAAAATGGCACCATTTTGATACACTACATTTTGAATATAGACCTGAAATTATAATTAAGGCTAAATATTTTAACAATAAAGATAAAATAGAGACCCCTTGGTACAAAGAAGCTCCATTAGAAGATAAACAAGTTAAAGACTATATAGATAAAATTAATAAAGCTTTAAAATAA
- a CDS encoding DNA polymerase IV, with protein MDRVIMHVDMDAFFASVEQIDNKKLKGKPVIVGGTGERGVVSTASYEARKYGVHSAMPVFIAKKRCPFGIYVPGRHDRYKEVSNNIFKILFQITPIVEPVSIDEAYLDISHIKEEPIKVAKHIKKRVKDEIGLTLSVGISYNKFLAKLASDWNKPDGIKIIKEDMIPRILMPLSINKINGIGKKSVERLNNIGIYTVEDMHKLSKDFCIEYFGKFGVEIYERIRGIDYREVKVSRERKSIGKEITLKKDIINKEEMKKYLLDFSNKISTNLYKRNSAGKTITVKIKTSNFKTHTRSKTVNNYTRDKDEIYSIACDILDNINFKEPIRLIGLTVSNLGENKIKQLTFKLI; from the coding sequence ATGGATAGAGTTATTATGCATGTTGATATGGATGCATTTTTTGCATCCGTAGAGCAAATAGATAATAAAAAACTTAAGGGTAAACCTGTAATAGTAGGAGGAACAGGAGAAAGAGGAGTAGTTTCCACTGCATCCTATGAGGCAAGAAAATATGGGGTACATTCTGCTATGCCTGTTTTTATAGCGAAAAAGAGATGTCCATTTGGTATATATGTACCTGGAAGACATGATAGATATAAAGAAGTTTCAAATAATATATTTAAAATATTATTCCAAATTACCCCTATTGTTGAGCCTGTATCCATAGATGAGGCATATTTAGATATTAGCCATATTAAGGAAGAACCTATTAAAGTGGCAAAACATATAAAAAAGAGAGTTAAAGATGAAATAGGACTAACTCTATCTGTAGGAATTTCATATAACAAATTTCTAGCAAAGCTTGCTTCTGATTGGAATAAACCAGATGGTATAAAAATAATAAAAGAAGATATGATTCCAAGAATACTTATGCCGCTTTCTATAAATAAGATTAATGGAATAGGTAAAAAGTCAGTGGAAAGGTTAAATAACATAGGTATTTATACTGTGGAAGATATGCATAAGCTATCTAAGGATTTTTGTATAGAGTATTTTGGAAAATTTGGAGTAGAAATATACGAAAGAATAAGAGGAATAGATTATAGAGAAGTAAAAGTTAGTAGAGAAAGAAAATCTATAGGTAAGGAGATAACCCTTAAAAAGGATATAATAAATAAAGAGGAAATGAAAAAATATCTTTTGGACTTTTCAAATAAAATATCTACTAATTTATATAAAAGAAATAGTGCCGGGAAAACTATTACCGTAAAAATAAAAACTTCTAATTTTAAAACTCATACGAGGAGTAAAACAGTAAATAATTATACAAGGGATAAAGATGAAATTTATAGTATAGCCTGTGATATATTAGATAATATAAATTTTAAAGAACCTATAAGACTTATAGGGCTTACTGTATCAAATTTAGGAGAAAATAAAATAAAACAATTAACATTCAAGTTAATTTAA